In the genome of Bacillus sp. S3, one region contains:
- a CDS encoding ABC transporter permease produces the protein MLNLSNEWTKLVRKKSTIVLLCLSALFPLLTGPAIQMMQSRFGFTAFDGESFPLVILSLAVTFYMPLLLALCVSDMFAGEQEQKTLSFLLVRPLSRFKLFTSKLICTGIYLLTLLLIVCLSSLITGAIWLENFTFSGLLVSLSSFLLSWFPLMAMGILFVFLAQWVGSSSKVLTFSILLYLVMVVLTYLVPTVAEWLPVYDNNWYQRWINNGLNSATFGRSLYLLSFWALFFTLGYYKFSQKEF, from the coding sequence ATGCTGAACTTGTCAAATGAGTGGACCAAATTAGTACGGAAAAAATCAACGATTGTCTTGTTATGCCTCTCAGCCTTATTCCCTTTACTCACCGGCCCTGCTATTCAAATGATGCAAAGCAGGTTTGGCTTCACAGCCTTTGACGGGGAGTCGTTCCCATTAGTGATTTTAAGTTTAGCGGTCACCTTTTACATGCCGTTATTATTAGCGCTTTGCGTCAGTGACATGTTTGCAGGGGAACAAGAGCAAAAGACACTATCCTTCCTACTTGTCAGGCCGCTCTCACGGTTCAAGCTGTTTACTTCCAAGCTCATCTGTACCGGCATCTACTTATTGACTCTTTTGCTCATTGTCTGTCTATCTTCATTGATAACAGGAGCCATCTGGCTTGAGAATTTTACCTTTAGTGGTTTGTTAGTAAGTCTATCATCGTTTTTGCTCTCATGGTTTCCGTTAATGGCAATGGGAATCCTCTTCGTTTTCCTTGCCCAATGGGTGGGCTCTAGCAGCAAGGTTCTAACCTTTTCAATATTGCTTTATTTAGTCATGGTTGTTCTGACCTATCTTGTTCCAACCGTCGCCGAGTGGTTGCCGGTATACGATAATAACTGGTATCAACGCTGGATCAATAATGGGTTGAATAGCGCAACTTTCGGAAGATCCCTTTATCTTTTATCATTTTGGGCCTTATTCTTCACACTAGGTTATTATAAGTTTAGTCAAAAGGAATTCTAA
- a CDS encoding ABC transporter ATP-binding protein, with product MPILEVKSVTKQYKDGRGVENITFTIEQGEIFGLLGPNGAGKTTLMKCIVALCHPNQGEVKINGYNVREQFEQAMQSVGTLISGVEAVDYFTAYENLKVVARFYPSLEKGRIDEVLQWVGMEAHKNEKVKSFSTGMRQRLYLAAALLSNPSLVILDEPTNGLDIEGKLDFKELISRLASEKGVTFILSTHLIDEVERLCNRIAILSKGKIIGEVAKSQLAKGETFESYYITHIRKGKEVIEHAELVK from the coding sequence ATGCCGATTCTCGAAGTGAAAAGCGTCACGAAGCAATATAAAGATGGACGTGGGGTGGAAAATATTACTTTTACCATCGAACAGGGTGAAATTTTCGGGCTATTAGGTCCGAACGGTGCCGGAAAAACAACGCTGATGAAGTGTATTGTGGCATTATGCCACCCTAATCAGGGAGAGGTTAAGATAAATGGGTACAACGTAAGAGAACAGTTTGAACAAGCGATGCAGTCGGTTGGCACGCTCATCAGCGGTGTGGAGGCGGTTGATTATTTTACTGCCTATGAAAACCTAAAAGTCGTAGCCCGGTTCTATCCATCACTTGAAAAAGGAAGAATCGATGAAGTGCTCCAATGGGTCGGAATGGAGGCGCATAAAAATGAAAAGGTGAAATCCTTTTCAACTGGAATGCGCCAGCGCTTATATTTGGCAGCGGCCCTGCTTTCCAACCCGTCTTTGGTGATCTTAGACGAACCGACAAACGGTCTCGATATTGAAGGAAAACTTGATTTTAAAGAGCTTATCAGCCGCCTGGCTAGTGAGAAAGGTGTCACCTTTATACTCTCTACTCATTTGATCGATGAGGTGGAGCGTTTATGTAATCGAATCGCCATATTATCAAAAGGGAAAATAATAGGGGAAGTAGCGAAAAGTCAATTAGCAAAAGGGGAAACCTTTGAATCCTATTATATTACCCATATTCGGAAAGGGAAGGAAGTGATCGAGCATGCTGAACTTGTCAAATGA
- a CDS encoding sensor histidine kinase, with protein MSIRLRLLLSNLAMILVPIIFVCLSAFLVALLFRGDIKELRNIYLPPEHHNNMTEKNQLFIDLHKETMKNPGAFLERAYLKQINSQLNQMSGTSLVVRKGKQMIYVPAKLKGLEMSELPPFGLFGEVDPVERIDHQFISIKKLDFYYPDGAEGSLFFVTDASSFANFVRTSFPIIFIGLLIVLIGTNGLLTYYVSRSIIRPIRGLQKAAKRMKEGDLTLPIPVQSKDEMGQLAQGFEEMRVRLKESIETQLAYEENRKELIANISHDLKTPITTIKGYVEGIRDGVANSPAKIGRYIQTIHSKSVELDHMIDELFLYSKLDLQRLPFHFEKIRFDHYLQDFVEELRFDLEEKRVELTLKIEKGDYLIIGDREHLKRVITNIVDNSLKYIEKPDKVLSFHLSTAGDYVLFSMMDNGPGIAEENLTVIFDRFYRVDMARGTEKGGSGLGLSIAKRIIEEHHGSIWAESVQEQGTTISFTLKKAGEEQ; from the coding sequence ATGTCCATTCGTTTAAGACTTTTATTATCCAATCTTGCCATGATTCTCGTCCCGATCATTTTTGTTTGCCTATCTGCGTTTTTAGTGGCCTTGCTGTTTAGAGGGGATATTAAAGAATTGCGAAACATCTACCTGCCGCCGGAGCATCACAATAATATGACAGAAAAAAATCAATTATTTATTGATCTGCACAAGGAAACTATGAAAAACCCGGGGGCATTTTTGGAACGGGCTTATTTAAAGCAGATTAACAGTCAATTAAATCAAATGAGCGGGACTTCATTAGTAGTGAGAAAAGGCAAGCAAATGATCTATGTACCCGCAAAATTAAAAGGATTAGAAATGAGTGAACTGCCACCATTCGGCTTGTTTGGCGAAGTGGACCCGGTCGAACGAATTGATCATCAATTTATCTCGATCAAAAAGCTTGATTTTTACTATCCTGATGGGGCAGAGGGTTCATTGTTCTTTGTCACCGATGCCAGCAGTTTTGCCAATTTCGTACGTACTTCCTTCCCAATAATATTTATTGGTTTACTCATTGTGTTAATCGGGACGAATGGATTGTTGACCTACTATGTGTCAAGGAGTATCATCCGTCCGATTCGCGGGTTACAAAAGGCGGCCAAGCGGATGAAAGAAGGCGATCTGACACTGCCCATTCCGGTCCAGTCTAAAGATGAAATGGGTCAGCTTGCCCAAGGATTCGAAGAAATGAGGGTTCGTTTAAAAGAATCGATTGAAACCCAGCTCGCCTATGAGGAAAATCGGAAAGAACTGATTGCAAATATTTCACATGATTTAAAAACACCGATTACGACCATTAAAGGATATGTGGAAGGAATCAGAGATGGCGTCGCCAACAGCCCGGCAAAAATTGGCCGTTACATTCAAACAATTCATTCGAAATCAGTTGAATTGGATCATATGATTGATGAACTCTTTTTATACTCGAAACTTGACTTGCAGCGGCTTCCCTTTCATTTTGAAAAAATCCGTTTCGATCACTACCTGCAGGACTTTGTCGAAGAGCTTCGCTTTGATCTGGAGGAAAAGCGGGTGGAACTGACCCTAAAGATTGAAAAAGGCGACTATCTTATCATAGGGGACCGTGAGCATCTGAAACGGGTGATCACGAATATTGTCGATAATTCATTGAAGTATATTGAAAAACCGGACAAAGTGCTGTCGTTTCATTTATCGACAGCAGGGGATTATGTTCTGTTCAGCATGATGGACAACGGCCCAGGGATTGCAGAAGAAAATTTAACGGTGATCTTTGACCGCTTTTATCGAGTCGATATGGCGCGGGGAACGGAAAAGGGCGGAAGCGGACTGGGCTTATCGATAGCGAAGCGGATAATTGAAGAACATCATGGTTCCATCTGGGCAGAAAGCGTGCAAGAACAAGGAACAACGATCTCTTTTACGTTAAAAAAAGCAGGTGAAGAACAGTGA